In Rhizobiales bacterium NRL2, a genomic segment contains:
- a CDS encoding asparagine synthase (glutamine-hydrolyzing) yields the protein MCGIAGHIGPVALPPPRLQAAFRALHRRGPDARGLFQTHEGAAAVTLLHTRLAIIDLDRRSNQPFRRGDLTLVFNGEIYNHVELRRELEAQGARFATRSDTEVLLEAYRHWGDSCVDRLEGMWAFAIHDADRHRLFLSRDPFGEKPLLWRNGPDGFHFASEIACLAALSGERPEVEQETVRRFLVNGYKSLYKSDALFHRGVKELPPGCNLTVGGNGDVEITRYWRPRYAPEAAMSFTEAVEGVRHHLSESMRLRLRADVPIAFCLSGGVDSAALASFAAKHHGADVVAFSIIDPDPRYDESDNIRATVDDLGCRHHEIRLTQSSDLDRFADLVGYHGKPVATASYYVHSLLSEAMREQGFKVAVSGTGADELVTGYYDHFNLHLHAIRNHPDRAARLQDWQTHLAPIVRNPHLQNPGLYDDDPDFRGHIYLNADVFSDYLTEPFREDFTEERLSGDLLRNRMLNELCVEAVPIIVREDDLNSMRSSIENRSPYLDRALCDFAYTIPPEHLIRDGYAKAPLREAAKGVLNDTVRLDRHKKGFNAAFRSLFDLDNPKTRERILDDGPIFDIVRREKIEEAMGRAELPNSFSKFLFSFVSAKLFMEQWA from the coding sequence ATGTGCGGCATCGCCGGACATATCGGCCCGGTCGCGCTGCCACCGCCGCGCCTCCAGGCGGCCTTCCGCGCCCTGCACCGGCGCGGCCCGGACGCGCGCGGGCTGTTCCAGACCCATGAAGGCGCCGCTGCGGTCACGCTGCTGCACACCCGGCTCGCCATCATCGATCTGGACCGCCGCTCCAATCAGCCCTTCCGCCGTGGCGATCTGACCCTCGTTTTCAATGGCGAGATCTACAATCACGTGGAACTGCGCCGGGAACTGGAGGCGCAGGGCGCGCGCTTCGCCACGCGTTCCGACACCGAGGTGCTGCTGGAGGCGTATCGTCACTGGGGCGACAGCTGCGTCGACCGGCTGGAAGGCATGTGGGCCTTCGCTATCCATGACGCCGATCGCCACCGGCTGTTCCTCTCCCGCGACCCGTTCGGCGAAAAGCCCCTGCTCTGGCGCAATGGCCCCGACGGTTTCCACTTCGCCTCCGAAATCGCCTGCCTGGCGGCGCTGAGCGGCGAGCGGCCCGAGGTCGAGCAGGAGACCGTGCGCCGCTTCCTGGTGAACGGCTACAAGTCCCTCTACAAGTCCGACGCCCTGTTCCACCGCGGGGTGAAGGAGCTGCCGCCCGGCTGCAATCTCACCGTCGGCGGCAATGGCGATGTCGAGATCACCCGCTACTGGCGGCCCCGCTACGCGCCCGAAGCCGCCATGAGCTTCACGGAAGCCGTCGAGGGCGTACGCCATCACCTCTCGGAGAGCATGCGCCTCAGGCTCCGCGCCGACGTGCCCATCGCGTTCTGCCTGTCGGGCGGCGTCGACAGCGCGGCGCTGGCCTCCTTCGCGGCGAAGCATCACGGCGCGGACGTCGTGGCGTTCTCCATCATCGATCCCGATCCCCGCTACGACGAGAGCGACAACATCCGCGCCACCGTGGACGACCTGGGCTGCCGCCACCACGAGATTCGCCTGACGCAATCGTCGGACCTCGACCGCTTCGCCGATCTCGTCGGTTATCACGGCAAGCCCGTGGCCACCGCGTCCTATTACGTCCACAGCCTGCTGTCGGAAGCGATGCGGGAGCAGGGCTTCAAGGTCGCCGTCTCCGGCACCGGCGCGGACGAACTGGTCACCGGCTATTACGACCACTTCAACCTGCACCTGCACGCCATACGCAATCACCCCGACCGCGCGGCGCGGCTGCAGGACTGGCAGACGCATCTCGCGCCCATCGTGCGTAACCCGCACCTGCAGAACCCCGGACTCTACGACGACGACCCGGACTTCCGTGGCCACATCTACCTCAATGCGGACGTCTTCTCGGACTATCTGACCGAGCCCTTCCGGGAGGACTTCACCGAGGAACGGCTCTCCGGCGACCTGCTGCGCAACCGCATGCTGAACGAGCTCTGCGTCGAGGCAGTGCCGATCATCGTCCGCGAAGACGATCTCAATTCGATGCGCTCCTCGATCGAGAACCGGAGCCCCTATCTGGACCGCGCCCTCTGCGACTTCGCCTACACCATTCCGCCCGAGCACCTGATCCGCGACGGCTACGCCAAGGCGCCGCTGCGCGAGGCAGCGAAGGGCGTGCTCAACGACACGGTGCGTCTGGACCGGCACAAGAAGGGCTTCAATGCCGCCTTCCGCAGCCTCTTCGATCTCGACAACCCGAAGACTCGCGAGCGCATCCTGGACGACGGCCCAATCTTCGACATTGTCCGCCGGGAGAAGATCGAGGAAGCCATGGGCCGTGCGGAGCTGCCCAACAGCTTTTCGAAGTTCCTCTTCTCCTTCGTCTCCGCCAAGCTGTTCATGGAGCAATGGGCATGA
- a CDS encoding cell wall biogenesis protein codes for MHFGRPILGDEERRAVLEVLDSPQLVHGPRAVAFENDFAAWCGGGEAISVSSCTAGLHLAYFQMGLGEGDEVIVPAQTHTATAHAVEYVGAKPVFVDAEPVTGNADLDQIEAAINDRTKAISVVHYLGMPVDMRRLNAIAAKHGLPVIEDAALAIGSTVDGIHAGLLGDLGCFSFYPVKHMTTAEGGMVLTRDAAIAERIRRQKAFGLDRTVVERAEPGVYDVTQLGFNYRMNELQAAIGIEQIKRLEGFLAARHRNYWRLETGLKEIGELDLLRSSHDGLESSHYCLSVILKGPAEGRRSEIVKALKAQGVGSSVYYPGPVPALGYYRDKYGLKAEDFPHATRISRQSIALPVGPHLDEDDMDRITQAMKRAIHDVCN; via the coding sequence ATCCACTTCGGCCGCCCGATCCTGGGCGACGAGGAGCGCCGCGCGGTGCTCGAAGTGCTCGACAGCCCGCAACTCGTTCACGGGCCCCGCGCCGTCGCCTTCGAAAACGATTTTGCCGCCTGGTGCGGCGGCGGCGAGGCGATAAGCGTCTCCTCCTGCACCGCCGGCCTGCATCTCGCCTATTTCCAGATGGGTCTCGGTGAAGGCGACGAGGTGATCGTGCCCGCCCAGACCCACACCGCCACGGCCCATGCAGTCGAATATGTCGGCGCGAAACCGGTCTTCGTCGACGCCGAGCCGGTCACGGGCAACGCCGACCTGGATCAGATCGAAGCTGCCATAAACGACCGCACCAAGGCGATCTCGGTGGTGCACTATCTCGGCATGCCGGTCGACATGCGCCGCCTGAACGCGATCGCGGCGAAGCACGGCCTGCCGGTCATCGAGGACGCGGCGCTCGCCATCGGCTCCACTGTCGACGGCATCCACGCGGGCCTGCTGGGCGACCTCGGCTGCTTCTCCTTCTATCCCGTCAAGCACATGACCACGGCCGAGGGCGGCATGGTGCTGACCCGCGACGCCGCCATCGCCGAGCGCATCCGCCGCCAGAAGGCCTTCGGCCTGGACCGCACGGTGGTCGAACGCGCCGAGCCCGGCGTCTATGACGTCACCCAGCTCGGCTTCAACTACCGCATGAACGAGCTCCAGGCGGCCATCGGCATCGAGCAGATCAAGCGTCTCGAGGGCTTCCTCGCCGCGCGCCACCGCAACTACTGGCGTCTCGAGACGGGGCTGAAGGAAATCGGTGAACTCGATCTCCTGCGCTCCAGCCATGACGGCCTGGAAAGCAGCCACTACTGCCTGAGCGTGATCCTGAAGGGGCCGGCCGAGGGCCGCCGTTCGGAGATCGTGAAGGCGCTGAAGGCGCAGGGCGTCGGCAGCTCCGTCTACTACCCCGGCCCTGTCCCGGCGCTCGGCTACTACCGCGACAAGTACGGCCTGAAGGCCGAGGACTTCCCCCACGCGACCCGCATCAGCCGCCAGTCGATCGCGCTGCCGGTCGGGCCGCACCTGGACGAGGACGACATGGACCGAATTACGCAAGCGATGAAGAGGGCGATCCACGATGTCTGCAACTGA
- a CDS encoding nucleoside-diphosphate sugar epimerase: MSATDHPLKGRKVVIIGGAGFIGHNMALTMKQAGVDVAVVDSLGVNNYYAIERERYTNPNGEIYLNFIKQRMNLLHEARVPFVEMDARDYHGLSETMEDLNPDAIVHLAAVAHANRSNKDPYSTFDHSLRTLENALDVARSSRLNVDRFVYFSSSMVYGTFADGVVDEETSCNPLGIYGALKFAGEKMVIAYNQVFGLPFTIIRPSALYGERCVSRRVGQALIENALRGNTLTINGDGSDCLDFTYVQDLIGGVMGALTSKDAANEIFNLTYGDARSLNQMVDIIRQHFPGIDVKHNPRDSLMPERGTLNVDKARSLIGYDPQYPLERGFVDYIDWYKANWDQLNQGGVDAGQVVYLTRRAWA; the protein is encoded by the coding sequence ATGTCTGCAACTGATCATCCCCTGAAGGGGCGCAAGGTCGTCATCATCGGCGGCGCCGGCTTCATCGGCCACAACATGGCGCTGACCATGAAGCAGGCCGGCGTCGACGTCGCCGTCGTCGACAGTCTGGGCGTCAACAACTACTACGCCATCGAGCGCGAGCGGTACACGAACCCCAACGGCGAGATCTATCTCAACTTCATCAAGCAGCGCATGAACCTGCTGCACGAGGCGCGCGTGCCTTTCGTGGAGATGGACGCCCGCGACTATCATGGCCTGTCGGAGACGATGGAGGACCTGAACCCGGACGCCATCGTCCACCTGGCCGCGGTGGCGCACGCCAACCGCTCCAACAAGGATCCCTACTCCACATTCGACCATTCGCTGCGCACGCTCGAGAACGCCCTCGACGTGGCCCGCTCCTCGCGGCTGAACGTCGACCGCTTCGTCTACTTCTCCTCGTCGATGGTCTACGGCACCTTCGCCGACGGCGTGGTCGACGAGGAAACCTCGTGCAACCCGCTCGGCATCTACGGCGCGCTGAAGTTCGCGGGCGAGAAGATGGTGATCGCCTACAATCAGGTCTTCGGACTGCCCTTCACCATCATCCGCCCCTCTGCGCTCTATGGCGAGCGCTGCGTCAGCCGCCGCGTCGGTCAGGCGCTGATCGAGAACGCGCTGCGCGGCAACACGCTGACCATCAACGGCGACGGCTCCGACTGCCTGGACTTCACCTATGTCCAGGACCTGATCGGCGGGGTCATGGGCGCGCTGACCTCGAAGGACGCGGCCAACGAGATCTTCAACCTGACCTATGGCGACGCGCGCTCGCTCAACCAGATGGTCGACATCATCCGCCAGCACTTCCCGGGCATCGACGTGAAGCACAACCCGCGTGACAGCCTGATGCCGGAACGCGGCACGCTGAATGTCGACAAGGCGCGCTCGCTGATCGGCTACGATCCTCAATATCCGCTGGAGCGGGGCTTCGTCGACTACATCGACTGGTACAAGGCGAACTGGGACCAGCTCAACCAGGGCGGTGTCGACGCCGGCCAGGTCGTCTATCTGACCCGCCGCGCCTGGGCATGA
- a CDS encoding flagellar biosynthesis repressor FlbT — MALKLTLKPGEKFVINGAVIANGDRRATLVLHNKASILREKDILKPERVDTPAKRIYFAIMSMYLDEKVRPRFYEEFVLRMSEFMGVVTDADALANCVAISQCVMDRQYYKGLTLCRRLLDFERERLSYEPASV, encoded by the coding sequence ATGGCGCTGAAACTCACCCTCAAGCCTGGCGAGAAATTCGTCATCAACGGCGCCGTCATCGCCAATGGCGACCGCCGCGCGACGCTCGTCCTGCACAACAAGGCGTCGATCCTGCGGGAGAAGGACATCCTGAAGCCCGAGCGCGTCGACACGCCGGCGAAGCGAATCTACTTCGCCATCATGTCGATGTATCTCGACGAAAAGGTCCGGCCGCGGTTCTACGAAGAATTCGTCTTGCGCATGTCGGAGTTCATGGGGGTCGTCACGGATGCTGACGCCCTGGCGAATTGTGTCGCCATCAGCCAGTGCGTGATGGACCGTCAGTACTACAAGGGTCTGACGCTGTGCCGCCGCCTGCTCGACTTCGAAAGAGAGAGACTGAGCTATGAGCCTGCGAGCGTATAG